A portion of the Saimiri boliviensis isolate mSaiBol1 chromosome 1, mSaiBol1.pri, whole genome shotgun sequence genome contains these proteins:
- the LOC101030991 gene encoding protocadherin beta-15-like produces the protein MEAEKERFPKLRQVLLLFVMLSQTCAERNVYTVAEETESGSFVANLAKDLGLGVREISRRRARVIFNNNKKYFQLNLQTADLQVNEKLDREEMCGTTEPCVLQFQVLLEEPLEIYRFKLLVSDINDNSPVFPEGEMILKIMENTPPGTIFPLINAQDLDVGINNIQNYIIYPNSHVHVLTQNGSEGRKYPELVLDKALDREEQSELRLTLMAVDGGAPPRTGTALVLIEILDINDNAPEFVQPLYQVQVSENSPLESLVATVSARDLDMGINGEIFYSFFYGDEEISKTFALNERTGEIKIIRKLDFEKTVAYEVDIKASDRAGLSGKCTVKIQVVDINDNAPELTMASFRSSIPENSPETTVALFSLQDRDSGENGRIVCSIQNDVPFILKPSVENFYMLLTEGPLDREIRAEYNITITATDLGTPRLKTEHGITVLISDVNDNAPAFTQTSYTLFVRENNSPALHIGSVSATDRDSGSNAQVTYSLLPPQDPHLPLASLVSINADNGHLFALRALDYEALQAFEFRVGATDRGSPALSSEALVRVLVLDANDNSPFVLYPLQNGSAPCTELVPRAAEPGYLVSKVVAVDGDSGQNAWLSFQLLKATEPGLFGVWAHNGEVRTARLLSERDAAKHRLVVLVKDNGEPPRTATATLHVLLVDGFSQPYLPLPEAAPAQAQADSLTVYLVVALASVSSLFLFSVLLFVAVRLCRRSRAASVGRCSVPEGPFPGHLVDVSGTGTLSQSYQYEVCLSGGSGTNEFKFLKSVIPEYLNTVNDGRETPTL, from the coding sequence ATGGAAGCTGAAAAGGAGCGCTTTCCTAAACTAAGGCAAGTTCTGCTTCTCTTTGTTATGCTGTCTCAGACTTGCGCGGAGAGGAACGTTTATACTGtagcagaagaaacagaaagcgGTTCTTTTGTGGCCAATCTAGCAAAGGACCTAGGGCTAGGAGTAAGAGAAATATCCCGGCGGAGGGCTCGggttatttttaacaataacaaaaaatattttcagctaaACCTTCAGACCGCAGACCTTCAAGTAAATGAGAAACTGGATCGGGAAGAAATGTGTGGCACCACTGAGCCTTGTGTGCTGCAATTCCAGGTGTTACTGGAAGAACCTTTGGAGATATATAGGTTTAAACTTCTGGTCAGTGACATAAATGACAATTCCCCTGTGTTCCCAGAAGgagaaatgattttgaaaatcatGGAAAATACTCCTCCAGGAACTATATTTCCTCTGATAAATGCACAAGATTTGGATGTGGGCATCAATAACATTCAAAACTACATCATCTACCCCAACTCCCATGTCCACGTTCTCACCCAAAATGGCAGTGAAGGCAGAAAATACCCAGAGCTGGTTCTGGACAAAGCCCTGGATCGGGAGGAGCAGTCTGAGCTCAGGTTAACTCTCATGGCAGTAGATGGTGGGGCTCCTCCCAGAACTGGGACTGCTCTGGTCCTCATTGAAATCTTGGACATCAATGACAATGCACCTGAGTTTGTACAGCCACTCTATCAGGTGCAGGTCTCAGAAAACAGCCCCCTGGAATCCCTTGTTGCCACTGTTTCTGCTAGAGATTTAGACATGGGAATTAATGGTGAAATATTCTACTCATTTTTTTATGGTGATGAAGAGATTTCCAAGACATTTGCACTTAATGAACGAAcgggagaaattaaaataatcagaaaattagATTTTGAAAAAACTGTGGCATATGAGGTAGATATTAAAGCCTCTGATAGGGCAGGTCTTTCTGGAAAATGCACTGTCAAAATACAGGTGGTAGATATCAACGATAACGCCCCAGAACTGACCATGGCTTCATTCAGAAGCTCCATCCCCGAAAATTCTCCCGAGACCACGGTAGCTCTTTTCAGCCTTCAAGACAGAGATTCCGGGGAAAATGGAAGAATAGTTTGCTCAATTCAAAATGATGTTCCATTCATACTGAAACCGTCCGTTGAGAATTTCTACATGTTGTTAACAGAAGGACCACTGGACAGAGAGATTAGAGCCGAATACAACATCACCATCACAGCCACGGACCTGGGGACTCCTAGGCTGAAAACCGAGCACGGCATAACCGTGCTGATCTCTGACGTCAACGACAACGCCCCCGCCTTCACACAAACCTCCTACACCCTGTTCGTCCGCGAGAACAACAGCCCCGCCCTGCACATCGGCAGCGTCAGCGCCACAGACAGAGACTCGGGCAGCAACGCCCAGGTCACCTACTCGCTGCTGCCGCCCCAGGACCCGCACCTGCCCCTCGCCTCCCTGGTCTCCATCAACGCGGACAACGGACACCTGTTCGCCCTCCGGGCGCTGGACTACGAGGCCCTGCAGGCGTTCGAGTTCCGCGTGGGCGCCACAGACCGCGGCTCCCCGGCGCTGAGCAGCGAGGCGCTGGTGCGCGTGCTGGTGCTGGACGCCAACGACAACTCGCCCTTCGTGCTGTACCCGCTGCAGAACGGCTCCGCGCCCTGCACCGAGCTGGTGCCCCGGGCGGCCGAGCCGGGCTACCTGGTGAGCAAGGTGGTGGCGGTGGACGGCGACTCGGGCCAGAACGCCTGGCTGTCGTTCCAGCTGCTCAAGGCCACGGAGCCCGGGCTGTTCGGCGTGTGGGCGCACAATGGCGAGGTGCGCACCGCCAGGCTGCTGAGCGAGCGCGACGCGGCCAAGCACAGGCTGGTGGTGCTGGTCAAGGACAATGGCGAGCCCCCGCGCACCGCCACCGCCACGCTGCACGTGCTCCTGGTGGACGGCTTCTCCCAGCCCTACCTGCCGCTCCCGGAGGCGGCcccggcccaggcccaggccgacTCGCTCACCGTCTACCTGGTGGTGGCGTTGGCCTCGGTGTCGTCGCTCTTCCTGTTCTCGGTGCTCCTGTTCGTGGCGGTGCGGCTGTGCAGGAGGAGCAGGGCGGCGTCGGTGGGTCGCTGCTCGGTGCCCGAGGGTCCCTTTCCGGGGCATCTGGTGGACGTGAGCGGCACCGGGACCCTGTCCCAGAGCTACCAGTACGAGGTGTGTCTGTCGGGAGGTTCTGGGACAAATGAGTTCAAATTCCTGAAGTCTGTTATCCCTGAGTATTTGAACACTGTAAATGACGGGAGGGAAACTCCAACTTTGTAA